Below is a window of Rhodamnia argentea isolate NSW1041297 chromosome 11, ASM2092103v1, whole genome shotgun sequence DNA.
TTTTGAGCCAATACTAACAACCAGAATCCAACAGCATGGGGACTTCACAAAGCTCTTGTATTTCTTCTCTCCCTTCAAACAACCTGCTGTCAGATTGTTCATTCATTATTCTTTGCCTATGCTCTTTCAGAGTGTATGACAAACCAAGGATTTTACACTTTTCCACTTATTTCCAAGAAAAGATAAGTTTGAAGAACATATTCAGCAATTTGCCCATCCAAGGACAGTGAAATGTCAAGTGAATAACAAATTCTACACTTGGTACAACACATATTTTGGTAAGATCTTCGCGCTCTCCTGCAAATTATTTATGTAAGGATGCTTACTCCATCAAGGCCAAAGACTATACAAACCATCTCCACATATTTTGATTTCTTCCCTCCTCTTCCAGGTACAACTAACAGCCAGCAAAGAAAATATTGCCGGAAATTTCCCACTACTGAGTGCTACTCCATCCTATCAGCACTATCTGTTCCAAATCTGCCTTATCCAAAGTCAAAAGTCTCATGGCCCTTGTTATAAGGCCTTGTTTGGATACGTTAGAGAACACTTTGAACATGTCTGACAGCCtattttaatttctaattttgaaaaCTACTTATGTACAGGAGCCTGCTTCAGGAAGcacaaaagaaattatttcgtTAATATCTCTCAAACatactcttgtttttttttttttttggggtcaaaaaaCATAATGTTGTTTAAAAGGCAGAAAGTGGTGTCCCCTTTGGAAACACTTCCAAACAACGGTTAAGAGGATTGCAAACCAAAGTATTAAATTCCTCAAGACCTAAAGGACAGCACATACTCTTAGAAATCTACAACAAAAGTCGGAGATCCCAGTTACTTATTTGTCTCTATGAATTTAAAGATTCCCAAAATCAGGTCCCTAGTTGCGTCGTGCTTTCTAACTCCAGCTACTCCATTAAGAAGAGTAAATTACCTAAATCCCTCACCAACTATAATTGTAAACGTGGTTCAGTGGGATAAAAAGGCACGAGGCCATCATCAGGAAGTAACTGAAAAATCCTCGTGTTCGCCAAATACAAAAGCGCACCCAACAAAATAGTTTCACTTCTCTATACGTGCTTCATGATGAACAGATTGAAGAACAATGTAATGAATCCACATAAATACTCCGTGAGCTAAAAAAATCAGGCACATGACATTTTCCAATATTGCAACAACCATTTTGAACAAGTTATCATTTCTACAATAAGGGTATATAAGAAAAGAAATCGGGTAGGTACCAAGTTCTTAATCTTCACAAGTGCACTCTTTACAATTTTCATGACAATTCATCACGGGTCACTTGATAGTACACAAACCCAGAAACAGTCAACTGATTAAGGGCCAAGCAATTTCTTAATAGACTTTGGAACTGACAACTTGTTCTTGAAAAtagtttgcaaaaagaagaaaggcttTAACACGGACAATTCGATAACCGAAGAAGCTTGGCAGATTGGCGACACAAAGGCTAATAGAACGGCATATCAATCCCCCATCAAATAACTTCCTTTGAAACCTCTATCAAGGTCTGAACTTCTGTTTCCACCAAATCTAAGCCCAAgaatcaaattttctaaagCGGCATTGATCTCCTAACCAAATCAACCAGAGAGAGCCCGCATTCGTACTTCAATTCCTCCAAGATCATGATCATCCAGCTAGAACAGCGAATCATCGCGAAGAACCCCACGATCAGAATGGACACGCAAACGCACAGGTGCAAATCGCAACATCAAAAAGTGGCGAGAGATACAGAGAGACGATGGGGATAAGTCCTTACACCGACGAATTTGAGGGAACGAGCGCTTGTGGGAGAGGACGGGCCAGAAGTAGAAGCAATTGACGGCCCAGAGCCAGGGCAAGAGGGCGAACCCGAACTGGTAGAAACGGCGAGCGTAGCCGACGGAATCCTCCTCCGACAGACCCAGCGGGCCGTCGATCGTAGGCCAAACGGGTGACGAAGGTGCGATGGAGTTGGAATTCGGGTTCGGGTCGCGATTCGGGGTGGGGTTGTCGGCCGGTGAGCGCAACGCCTCCATTTCCGCAGCTCGGACGAGTCTTGGCTTCTTGCCTGTGCGCCTTCACTTCGAGTCCGTTTTAGCACAAATTGCCAATGACTCCCGCATGACAtcgttataaaaaaaaatcattaaaaataatcTTAAACAACAATTAAAAATATGTTTCATTACAAAcaatcttaaaaaataattattttcactttttgatttaTACcactgaaaattttcaaataagtacaCTTGTACCAAGTTTTACTCTAAACTATATTTCATGCCATAAAATTGCGAAACTAATACATCCCGACAAATATATAAAATCTTTAGGCAAAATTAGAGACTTAACAAATTTTCGAATGGAAGGGAGGTCTTAGGGGAAAATCGATAGATTTTCCGATCtcaattcattttcttcaaatttgccTTCCCAAAATGACCCATATATGTTGAATTTTCATGTTGGACTCACATCACGCATTGATCAACCGAGTTGTTTGTCGTGCGTGTTCTCACGTCTAGCAACtcaacatacatacatatatatacatatccgATGGGAACTAATCGAGAGTTGATTTGTCAcgagtgtaccagtttgagatctTTCGTGatataaaaaatcatatgaGATGGGTGCGGTACGATTATACcagtttgggaattttttaatcttattatGTGACGGGCAGGTTGAATTAACCTTATTTATTGCTAGGCAAATGATACATATCTTCCCAAACGAACAAACAAAAGCGAGAgctaaaagggcaaaaaaaaccccaaaaaaaaaaaaaaaaaaaaaaaaggaaaaaaaaaaaaaaaaaaaaaaaaaaaaaaaaaaaaaaacaaaaccccttctttttttttgcaaataatcTAAGAGTTTTTCGAGACGGATCTCAATTTAACGGGCTATGAAAACCCCAACAGGAAGAAATGGCAAAATGTGGCCCATGAAAGGCAACATAAACAGAAGCATCACACAAGTCCATGACCCAGTGGCTTCCCTTGAGTTGTCATGGCAAAAGTTTTTTCAATCTTAACCCAAAACAagttttttagtttctttttgcttcaaagtgtttttgttttcgaagtttttgaaattttttaccgatcaattttaaccggTTAAGTCCTTAGAGTCCGAACCAACATTTCAATTGAGTCTCGAGCTTGCCGTCAGCGGGTTTCCGATTACCAAAATCCCTATTTATGTCACCTCCCGGTCTTTTTTCTAGCGCCACGTGACCATGGTGGAAAACAAGTTTTTAATTGCTCCGATGATAAGtgcaaataaaaaatcatgCTTATCAATATGTTTTGATCCATGTCATTGTTGATTTCAATTATTTCATTgccaaaagccaaaaaattaAGACCAGGACTGGATTTATAGGATCTTGAAGCAAAAAGTTAAATGGAAACAATTAGGAGgtaaaaattagggtttgtgATCGAGTTTCAAAAAGAGTGAACCGCAAAGAAATATTTTAtgctctttatttatttttatttttttattttaactttacaAAGAATCAAAATGTGACCTATCCTATGACAACTTTACTAAATTTAAGATTGAGTAGACATCAAAAGACTCCAAGTCCGACATTTTTCTTAAAGTTTGCCTTTTTGATCCATGTCTCTTATAGTTTAAATTGCTTCAATCCAAAGCAATGTGTAAGGAAAAGTAAGTGAGGCATTTATGGGTTAGAAGATGAACTATCCTTTTTCATCAAGCAAAGGATCCTATTCTTCCTAGAACTTAATTTACTTTTGAAAGCAAGATTCAAGAAATGCCACCAGAAAGAATCCCACTACAAAGTGATCTTTAGCAAGCCGTGAATGTTATTGATTCACAGGACTTGTTGATTAGATTATGCATTTTATCAAACTAAGATAAGTaatgcaaaagggaaaaaaaaataaaaataaagaaacttgAGAGAAGTAAGCATCAAACCTAGCATTAACAGCTACAATACTATTTATGTAAGTTTTGAGATTAAATGAATGTCAAAGATCAGTAATCTTTCCCAAGATATTAGACATCAATTTAGAGATTGAATTCCTAGCATTATTTCAGGCAAGCATTAGGCATCTTTATAGATTTGTCCTAGTTATTTCAATACTAGTAATTGGTTATCTTGCACGGGTTTTGAATCCATGTAATTAAGTAAACCGCCGTTGTTTCGAGTAAATTTGTCCACTTAAAATCACCGGCATCCCACGTTAGACGATCGGTAATGACCAAACCGCCACATAAGTAATTTTAGGTGAGTCTTCGTCGGGAGAACTTGTTTGAAACTTCACCCAAATGCTTAGGGTTACATTATAACAATTGAAAGACTTTATAATTAATAGGTGCATCAAAATTGTAATGTTATATTTTCACAATAACTAACCTAAATAAATATCTCCCATGTATCAAACCTGGGCATGTCCTTAACACGCTTAACGGAAAGCTAGAGGCAAGGCTTTTCCGTAAAGCTTTCTAGTATTTCCCTCTTACCAgggaaaggaaaatataatttgGTAGGAATTGGGGGACTTGAGGATCGGTCTTGGACCGACATAAAATAATTCTCAAGGTTTGCAACCCGCTCCATTAGGAGACAGGCAGAACCGGCCTCAAGTTATAATGATATATGGGTACTTTATAACCACAAAACCCAAGGAAAGTCACCCGAGATAAATTTTCTAGTTGTGTTAAAAACTTGTAATGTTATATTTTCACAATAACTGACCTAAATAAATATCTTTCCTGTAGGCTATCATGCGGAGCAACCTTGAAAATTTATCACTAGTGACCAAGCAATGGAACTTTACAACCTCATGATAGGAAAATTATTCATATCCCATGCtacaatttttctaaaaaatgtcgtTAAGGAAAGTAAGGAAAACATCCCCCACAAAAAAAGATATTGGACAGTTTTTTGTACTTAGAATTCATAGAgggggaaggaaaagaaagaacccTTTTCTAGATTCACCGAGAAGATGTCAAATCGAAACCACTATCGACTTTCCAATTGATTAATTTCAGCGGCCACATGATGGACGATTTAGAAATGTTGGCACAAAGGGCGTGAAGACATTGGAGATGGGGTCATATTTGTGAGAACCAACAAAAGCAGTGGTCGGCTAATGGCGTTCGCTTTGTTTGGAAGGAGAAAAGGGTGGTCCTTTTCACCTACGAAACATCTTTATCATTGTAAACAAATACAAGGATATTATATTAAGCCcatgagtgttttttttttctctttatgtttttattgtaaGGAAAGACTTATCGTGTggaaaaaattgtatttttaagTTTACTGCGTCGTAGATTTAATGACTTTCGATCTATGCCTTAAGGAACTTTAGAATAGCTAGAATTTGGTAGAGAACCATGAGCATATATACACGCTAAACTAAGAACTTAATCTCCTAGCTTTACTTGGATATATAGATCAATGCTTTCTATCATCAAGAGAGCATCATATGACATATCGGGTTAAGGGTTTAACCCGATAGTTATCACGTcggtttaggaaaaattactcaatcagtcctaaacttatggCATAGGCATCAATTCAATTACGTCGAtttagtcctagaccttttgCCGATCAATTTTCATGGGAAATTACGAATGTGATAGTGCAGTCATCGCTAGTCGTCATACGTGGCGCCTTGCCACATCAGCAGTGttcgattaaaattgactagaaaggactatattggtaTGTTTCacaaatatttatgattaaaatgGATTCATTATAaagtttagggttgaattgatATCCATATAATATGTCTCAAATGGGAAGAtaatccaaaaagtcctaaatctattgcacttttgccaattcaatcctaaacttattacttatgccaattgaatcctaaacattttcatattttgccaattaagccaatcttaccaatttttgccgaaaattgttgacatgtACATTAGTCGTCCTAAGTGGTGTGACTGCTACTATGGTGGACATTCTTTAATgttatgttaatatttttttttcgatttttgtaatctttttttgctttcttttcctttatttcttttttttccttattgtgGTTGGCCATCCTTGCCCGATCTTGCCCAAGAGGCCATCGTGGTCGCGGACGAGGCAGCCTTGCCTACATTTGTGCGAGGTTGGCCTCGCACATGGCCGACGAGGCGccgacgaccctcgccggccatagtaagaagaaaaaagaaaaacaaaacgaaaattacaaaattaattacaaaatcgaaaaaagaattaaaatactATCAATAATTGTTCACATTAGTGTTGGCCACGCAACGTAAGACAGTAGACGTTTACATCAGCGGTTTCCGACTAAAATTGTCCAAATGGACTCAGctgataaaatatgaaaaggtttaggacttaattggcaaaattaaaaggttcagaTCTGAATTGGCAAAACTACAATTGGCTTAGAactttttcgaaaaattttccTGTTTAGGAatgattgagtaatttttcacattaacTTATATCACCATCTTAAATATGTGTTCTAGAAATACTACAATTGTGGCAAGTGGATCACGTTAGATTAACTTATGAGATATATTCAATATTGTTCGGTATGCACAGTTGCTTTAGACTTTAGTATATAAAGGGCTTTCTAAATGCACCTATATATTCACTTGAATCCAAAATAGTTGAAGCTTCTAACAATAGCAGTTGGATAACTTAGATAAATCAGAGGCTTCACGTTGCACATAAAAATCAACTATTGTATGGTTTATGACTTATGAAAGATCCTATGACTACTTAGGAAAGTGCATACAAATGTCAGAAATTTTTGGTTTCTTTCAACTTTCCACGTGGATTGAATATGaaattaacaacaacaacaacaacaacaataatagtagtagtagtagtagtagcgGTAATAGTAATGATAATAATATAAGATTGAGCCATATCTGCTTCTCCACCACCCCTCTTTGCTTAATTGAGCATAACGACTCAACGCCACTTAAACCCTGAGGTCCGAGTTTGATAAGCCTGTCATTAGGAATCACATCGGCATGTCGGCAATTCGTGATTTGCCGCATGGAGGTTCAAGTACTTACGACTACAAGTAGGCCAGACATTCACCCGTGATACTACCACTTGAACTTGATGACACCATAGAAGATAAGATTGAGACATGATCACTGGTCTAGTGCGCCCGGTGATGTGACAAACCTCTTGTTGGTTTAGTTAGTGGTAAGATGTGCACATATGGGACCTCTACTTGAGAAGAGGTGGTCCTATGTTGATTCACCTTCTTATGCTTTAGGAATCATCACCAGGCACAAGACATCATGTTCAACCATTCGTGTCCTCTCGGTCCATCCCATGATCCAAGCAAAGAGGGGACAGGTCTCTCTTGAGTCTAAAATTTTGGCCATGGACCCACTTCACCTGCTGCTGCCCTCATTGACATGGgacaataataacaataataataataataataatataagcaccaaaaatttcaaattagtatatatatgctaaatttattctaaactaatttttgaccaccaaaaatctcaaaccggtacacctatgataaatttaccctccgttagttttcgttataTTTTATggttaaattgctgagttagattaCACGCGGCAGCTGAtgagtgtactagtttagagtttttgccCTC
It encodes the following:
- the LOC115750510 gene encoding probable gamma-secretase subunit PEN-2 — protein: MEALRSPADNPTPNRDPNPNSNSIAPSSPVWPTIDGPLGLSEEDSVGYARRFYQFGFALLPWLWAVNCFYFWPVLSHKRSFPQIRRYVIRSAIGFSVFSAVLCAWALTFAIGGERLFGSVWNQLVMYNLADKWGLTGWD